A part of Doryrhamphus excisus isolate RoL2022-K1 chromosome 8, RoL_Dexc_1.0, whole genome shotgun sequence genomic DNA contains:
- the igsf10 gene encoding immunoglobulin superfamily member 10 isoform X1 produces MLQIYTMCCVLSLGAFLFLIQGQMSFTSTMSACRGSYLQRCVLPGGAALLLLLILLAAVLPVRGDCPQSCVCSVPSEVHCTFRYLNAVPAHIQPTVERINLGYNSITVLRENALSALEKLQLLMLHSNLIHTIEDRTFQDLKSLQVLKMSYNKVKELNKQTFKGLESLQRLYMDHNHIEFISPEAFYSLTGLQLVNLEGNHLQQLHPDTFITLRHSQVFKVSSIRTIYLSDNLLTSLPEEIFSGCSQLENVFLHGNPWSCDCRIKWFALWTQRHTGVLKCKRDRRYPRGQLCPVCDNPSLYHKRPLSLLPTDAFTCTKPWIRSHLKQKNISLDEGDFTPVSPRDFVAPLGSIQMNLTDQFHSGASLLCTVQRPSHFDNHSLTLEEEAGNNITALTANITTYLVCNTDYEHIRHLWQVLAAYSETPMRLERGLMLAKSPEMVYKYSQKKVEDEPHSNIDAEIKALPAWLMQSEVNLQLDRATTTFSTLHIKYQSVVNLRIENTAPRKNSYSWTMIKKDNKTKTEHTVLTGGVVQLICQVCGEPKPLLEWILPDGIKVRAPYTSDDSRIIITAEGKLTLRGADVSDTGLYRCIATNYLDADIQIFRVTVLSPDVEEADINGVQISQRLGENIVFDCSATGSPGASIQWILPDHSVLDTSHGNRKMYENGTLLIEGLTARDQGFYRCLVSNYLGFDLLVSQVMVSEPSEAVTGFNTDGSGMEMESQVDPTLTDSAVTPTDRDTEESVGITLHQLHPKLRLRGKGGTRGRMGQRRYSVNNRRTFGSRGSAKATRKVDPAKFAELMKKTQEEAKKNTQTGRKMIKESNNDFSNNDEIGSGEVHDDNLILLTTLLPNSHNRHKGNVFGTRNRQSGITTENSKEDKLTTDSMTIQKSVFTHIPAESERQRVTPHDRVSHNTGIFSFDGTTEHYPLERTTKPQTLTDSSQETQLQFSGEHPADPETSTEAALSSTIDPNVTPMRDGTDPMEYFVHSDPESQSTITAVTATQRREDQITFHTTQTIKSPPLGSTIISQQHIHIIPHKNNRGGGRRRKFHGRRRILKPNRITDIQSIINKLIRPSEQNTTVPSRIELSTGKELSVSTPFGGQEKGGNKKTTQRQKKLFITTETVTTPQTSTVTLTTSSATPTPITDRPMTVPEDFTPSRKSETTVSLFEDDDYGDSFSADFEVPNLKPSVQHVTTISPTYYPTTHETPLESLTLASPPTVKPPSGRKSDEEFVYGSGGLPDDFSTTKRVSSGKRNRQGRRRRPSKERRPLKKPKTTQSYPTRATSTMGGTVQTTVMPQKSVSKPMHRPSRPIDRTPEQETYAYKEVNWGISYSPTKTPSIHSTPQMPSTSIGPYRTVQNSVYSTYRPPTQRNKGHTTATRITRPTVQSGAKKSADKVISFATMTIYAAEQNYTNTYSRNNVQHVYVTMSPTVAGLEPTTKVASSKPRIVGGNAASFTVLSNSDAFLPCEAVGDPEPEISWKRFSSSTGNMVTIKGRIGKFEVLTNGTLTIRNANIKDRGQYLCLAENHHGSDKLIITLSVVAYPSRILEPKMREMKSHAGNTVEMKCNAEGRPTPTISWILANRTQVRGQTTANGRVTVTAGGALVITHVSVFDRGHYKCIASNPAGADTATVRLYVVAAPPDILEEKRQHVKTVFNQNIWLHCTGQGDPKPRIHWVLHDGLVVSPNRFSWDKRISVYENGTLHIKDVTLNDKGKYECIATSSTGSERRVVTVTVEKKESAPKIVATSQYVTELYFGDQLKLDCSAKGDPKPRIMWRLPSETVVDQWQRMGSRVQVLENGTLIINSVIDKDAGDYHCVANSATGDDRQLLRVKVSMKPAKIEHKLSSGKKKVFYGNDLKVDCKASGAPKPEISWGLPDGTLVNSALQADSFSGGGRVRRYTLFDNGTLYLNEVSMSEEGDYTCIAENQGGKDEMHVHITVVTAAPKIRQDSKAFARLKPGGNIRFDCEAVGEPKPKILWTLPNNDIIAASNERYLLHVNGSLDIRNVKPIDTGEYVCMARNPAGENRKVYRLEIDGNPPVINGYRQNRTVIKDFSTKYSRKLMDCKAEGNPTPTITWIMPDNIFLRAPYFGGRINVHHNGTLEIRNVRTTDTGEFICMARNDGGEAVMVIQLEVTDTLRRPIFKNPFNERIVSPLGKTNVLNCSADGHPKPEIIWILPNGTRRTGGHNSHDGNLVIYNARIEDSGKYRCGAKNIMGYIEKLIVLDVGQKPFILTRPRGIIRSMFGDPLYLHCLSDGNPKPRVYWTLPGGHTLTWPQVLGRYKLQENGTLVVQGTTLHDRGNYVCQARNDAGEALITVPVVIIAYPPRITTMPPPSLTVMAGTPIKLNCAAVGLPKPEITWELPDYSILSTAQRGRPMGSELLHPQGTLIIQRLTALDSGTYKCLAKNHLGTDLKAVYVRVM; encoded by the exons ATGCTGCAAATATACACCATGTGCTGTGTGCTCTCTCTGGGTGCATTTCTATTTCTCATCCAGGGACAAATGAGTTTTACATCCACGATGAGCGCCTGCAGAGGGTCTTACCTGCAGAGGTGTGTGCTCCCAGGGGGGGctgcgttgttgttgttgttgatccTGTTGGCCGCTGTGCTGCCGGTGAGGGGCGACTGTCCCCAATCTTGCGTGTGCTCCGTACCCAGTGAAGTGCACTGCACCTTCCGGTACCTGAACGCAGTACCTGCCCACATCCAGCCAACTGTGGAAAGAATTAATCTTGG ATACAACAGTATAACTGTCTTACGAGAGAATGCTCTTTCGGCACTTGAGAAATTACAATTACTAATGCTGCATAGCAACCTTATCCACACTATTGAGGACAGAACATTCCAGGACTTAAAATCGCTACAA GTCCTGAAGATGTCCTATAATAAAGTAAAGGaactcaacaaacaaacattcaaagGCCTGGAGAGTCTGCAGAGACTCTACATGGACCACAACCACATTGAGTTCATCAGTCCAGAGGCTTTCTACAGCCTCACCGGTCTGCAATTAGTCAATCTGGAGGGTAACCATCTGCAGCAGCTTCACCCGGACACGTTCATCACCCTCAGACACAGTCAGGTGTTCAAGGTGTCCTCAATCAGGACCATCTACTTGTCTGACAACCTTCTCACCAGCTTGCCCGAGGAGATTTTCTCAGGGTGCAGCCAATTGGAGAACGTCTTCCTCCACGGGAACCCCTGGTCGTGTGATTGTCGAATAAAATGGTTTGCACTGTGGACACAGAGGCACACAG GAGTGCTAAAATGCAAGCGGGATCGGCGGTATCCTCGAGGGCAGCTGTGTCCTGTTTGTGATAATCCTTCCCTTTACCACAAGAGACCTCTCTCTCTTCTTCCTACTGATGCCTTCACTTGTACTAAACCCTGGATTCGCTCCCATCTCAAGCAGAAAAACATCAGCTTGGATGAAGGGGATTTTACACCAGTTTCTCCTCGGGACTTTGTTGCCCCACTCGGGTCCATACAAATGAACCTGACAGATCAGTTTCACAGTGGTGCCAGCCTATTGTGCACTGTCCAAAGGCCATCTCATTTTGACAACCATTCACTTACCTTAGAGGAGGAGGCTGGTAACAATATCACGGCACTTACAGCAAACATCACAACATATTTGGTCTGTAACACTGACTATGAACACATTAGACATTTGTGGCAAGTCCTAGCAGCCTACAGCGAGACTCCCATGAGACTGGAGCGAGGCTTAATGTTGGCTAAAAGTCCAGAAATGGTGTACAAATATAGTCAAAAAAAGGTGGAGGATGAACCACACTCGAATATTGATGCTGAAATCAAAGCCCTTCCAGCATGGTTGATGCAAAGTGAAGTTAACTTGCAGCTTGACCGTGCTACCACTACTTTTTCTACTCTGCACATCAAGTACCAGTCTGTGGTCAACTTACGTATAGAAAACACAGCCCCTAGGAAGAACAGCTATTCGTGGACCATGATAAAGAAAGACAACAAAACCAAGACTGAACACACCGTACTAACAG GTGGTGTGGTACAGCTTATCTGTCAAGTCTGCGGAGAGCCAAAGCCTTTGTTGGAATGGATTTTACCAGATGGAATTAAAGTTCGAGCCCCTTACACAAGTGATGACAGTAGGATCATAATCACTGCTGAAGGGAAACTCACTCTTCGGGGTGCAGATGTTTCGGACACAGGGCTCTATCGCTGCATTGCCACAAACTACTTGGATGCCGACATTCAAATTTTTAGAGTGACGGTTCTCTCCCCTGATGTAGAGGAGGCCGATATCAATGGCGTCCAAATATCACAGAGACTGGGGGAGAATATTGTTTTCGACTGCAGTGCCACGGGAAGTCCTGGAGCTTCGATACAATGGATACTCCCAGACCACTCAGTACTGGATACGTcccatggaaacaggaagatgTACGAGAATGGCACTCTGCTGATTGAGGGTCTCACTGCGAGGGATCAAGGATTTTATCGGTGTTTGGTTTCCAATTACTTGGGATTTGACCTTTTGGTTTCTCAAGTAATGGTAAGTGAACCCTCTGAGGCGGTGACAGGTTTTAATACAGATGGATCGGGGATGGAGATGGAGAGCCAGGTGGATCCAACTTTAACTGACAGTGCAGTCACCCCCACTGACAGAGATACTGAGGAATCTGTGGGCATCACATTACATCAACTTCATCCCAAACTGAGGTTACGGGGAAAAGGAGGTACAAGAGGTAGAATGGGACAGAGGAGGTATTCAGTCAACAACAGACGAACATTTGGCAGTAGGGGCTCTGCTAAAGCAACAAGGAAAGTGGATCCAGCGAAATTTGCAGAACTGATGAAGAAGACTcaagaagaagccaaaaaaaatactcaaacaGGGAGAAAGATGATAAAAGAGTCAAATAATGATTTTTCAAACAATGATGAAATTGGGTCTGGCGAGGTACATGACGACAATCTCATTTTGCTTACTACACTTTTGCCAAATTCACATAACCGCCACAAAGGTAATGTATTTGGGACGAGAAACAGACAGTCTGGCATAACCACGGAAAACAGCAAAGAGGACAAACTCACAACTGATTCTATGACAATCCAAAAATCTGTATTTACACACATTCCAGCGGAAAGTGAAAGACAGAGAGTCACACCACATGACCGAGTTTCACACAACACAGGCATCTTTAGTTTTGATGGAACTACTGAGCATTATCCCCTTGAAAGAACTACCAAACCACAAACTCTGACAGATTCCTCTCAAGAAACTCAGCTCCAGTTCTCTGGAGAGCACCCTGCAGATCCAGAAACATCCACTGAGGCAGCCTTGTCATCTACAATTGATCCTAATGTAACTCCAATGAGGGATGGCACAGACCCAATGGAGTATTTTGTCCATTCTGATCCAGAAAGCCAGTCCACCATCACAGCCGTCACCGCTACACAGAGACGGGAAGATCAAATCACCTTCCACACGACGCAAACAATAAAATCTCCCCCTTTGGGGTCCACTATTATCTCCCAGCAACACATTCATATCATCCCACACAAGAACAATAGAGGAGGGGGGCGCAGAAGAAAGTTCCATGGTCGCAGAAGAATCCTAAAACCCAACAGGATAACGGACATACAGTCCATTATCAATAAACTCATTCGGCCATCAGAGCAGAATACTACAGTACCATCCAGGATTGAGCTTTCCACAG GTAAGGAGTTATCCGTTTCTACGCCATTTGGGGGACAAGAGAAAGGaggcaacaaaaaaacaactcaaagaCAAAAGAAACTATTTATTACAACTGAAACTGTAACAACTCCTCAGACTTCAACAGTAACATTAACTACATCCTCTGCTACTCCAACCCCCATCACTGACCGTCCGATGACTGTACCCGAGGATTTCACCCCTTCCAGAAAATCTGAGACCACAGTAAGCTTATTTGAAGACGACGACTATGGAGATTCATTCTCTGCAGATTTTGAAGTACCAAATCTGAAGCCCAGTGTCCAGCATGTAACTACAATTAGCCCCACGTATTACCCCACTACTCATGAAACACCACTAGAATCACTAACCCTTGCTTCACCTCCGACGGTCAAACCGCCTTCAGGGAGAAAATCTGATGAAGAATTTGTATATGGCTCTGGTGGACTACCAGATGATTTTTCTACAACCAAGCGAGTATCCAGTGGAAAGAGAAACCGGCAAGGAAGGAGAAGGAGACCATCTAAGGAAAGAAGACCCTTAAAGAAACCTAAAACCACTCAATCGTATCCAACAAGGGCTACAAGTACCATGGGAGGGACAGTCCAGACAACTGTAATGCCCCAAAAGAGTGTCTCCAAACCCATGCATAGACCATCAAGGCCAATAGACAGAACTCCAGAGCAGGAGACATATGCTTACAAAGAAGTCAACTGGGGCATTTCTTATAGTCCAACCAAAACACCTTCTATCCATTCAACACCACAAATGCCATCTACATCAATAGGACCTTATAGAACAGTTCAGAACAGCGTCTACAGTACATATAGACCCCCAACACAGAGGAATAAGGGTCACACAACAGCTACAAGGATAACTAGACCTACGGTGCAAAGTGGTGCCAAAAAGAGTGCAGATAAAGTCATTTCTTTTGCTACAATGACCATATACGCAGCAGAGCAAAACTACACCAACACATACAGCAGGAACAATGTACAACATGTCTATGTCACTATGAGTCCCACTGTTGCTGGTTTAGAACCAACTACTAAGGTCGCATCGAGCAAACCAAGGATAGTTGGTGGAAATGCAGCCAGTTTTACGGTCTTGTCCAACTCGGATGCTTTCCTGCCATGTGAGGCTGTTGGAGACCCTGAGCCAGAAATATCCTGGAAACGCTTCTCCTCAAGCACAG GAAACATGGTTACCATCAAGGGGAGAATCGGCAAGTTTGAGGTGTTGACCAATGGCACATTGACAATACGGAATGCCAACATCAAGGACCGTGGCCAGTATCTCTGTCTGGCTGAGAATCATCATGGGTCAGATAAACTTATTATCACCCTCTCTGTAGTGGCTTACCCATCACGTATCCTCGAGCCCAAAATGCGTGAAATGAAGTCTCATGCAGGAAATACTGTAGAGATGAAGTGTAACGCAGAGGGTCGACCCACACCTACAATATCCTGGATTCTAGCAAACCGGACACAAGTAAGAGGCCAAACCACAGCAAACGGAAGGGTAACAGTGACTGCTGGTGGGGCTCTCGTCATTACACATGTGTCTGTTTTTGATAGAGGTCATTACAAGTGCATTGCTAGTAACCCAGCTGGGGCTGATACTGCTACAGTCCGCCTGTATGTGGTAGCTGCTCCGCCAGATATCTTGGAGGAGAAACGTCAGCACGTGAAGACTGTTTTCAACCAGAACATATGGCTGCACTGCACAGGACAAGGTGATCCTAAACCTAGGATTCACTGGGTCCTGCATGACGGTTTGGTAGTCAGTCCAAACAGATTTTCTTGGGACAAGAGGATATCTGTTTATGAGAATGGAACCTTGCACATCAAGGATGTGACTCTAAATGATAAGGGCAaatatgaatgtattgcaaCCAGCTCTACAGGCTCAGAACGAAGGGTGGTGACTGTGACAGTCGAGAAGAAAGAATCTGCACCGAAAATAGTGGCGACATCCCAGTATGTGACTGAGTTGTATTTTGGGGATCAGTTGAAACTGGACTGCTCAGCAAAAGGAGACCCTAAACCCAGGATTATGTGGAGGTTACCCTCTGAAACAGTTGTGGACCAGTGGCAAAG AATGGGTAGCAGAGTCCAGGTTCTGGAAAATGGCACACTCATCATCAACTCTGTGATTGATAAAGACGCAGGAGACTATCACTGTGTCGCTAACAGTGCAACTGGTGATGACCGGCAACTTCTGAGGGTCAAGGTGTCAATGAAGCCAGCTAAGATCGAGCATAAGCTCTCTTCTGGCAAGAAGAAAGTTTTCTATGGTAATGACTTAAAGGTTGACTGTAAAGCCTCTGGGGCTCCAAAGCCAGAAATCTCCTGGGGACTTCCAGATGGTACCCTTGTTAATAGTGCTCTGCAGGCAGATTCCTTTAGTGGAGGGGGGAGAGTACGACGCTACACTCTGTTTGACAATGGAACACTCTACCTAAATGAA GTCAGTATGTCAGAAGAAGGAGACTACACATGTATCGCTGAGAACCAAGGAGGAAAAGATGAGATGCACGTACATATCACTGTGGTGACCGCCGCTCCGAAGATACGCCAAGACAGCAAGGCCTTTGCCAGACTAAAACCTGGTGGTAACATCCGCTTTGACTGTGAAGCAGTCGGTGAACCCAAACCTAAGATCCTGTGGACGTTGCCTAACAATGACATCATCGCAGCGTCCAACGAGCGCTACTTACTGCATGTAAATGGATCTCTAGATATAAGGAACGTGAAGCCAATTGACACTGGAGAATATGTTTGTATGGCTCGAAACCCTGCTGGTGAAAACAGAAAAGTGTACAGACTTGAAATCGACGGTAACCCACCAGTCATCAATGGCTACCGTCAGAATAGGACAGTAATAAAAGATTTCTCCACAAAATATTCAAGGAAGCTTATGGACTGTAAAGCTGAAGGCAATCCCACTCCGACCATCACCTGGATAATGCCCGATAACATCTTTTTAAGAGCACCATACTTTGGTGGTAGAATTAATGTTCATCATAATGGGACTTTAGAAATTCGTAATGTGCGTACTACCGATACGGGAGAGTTCATCTGCATGGCCAGGAATGACGGAGGCGAGGCGGTAATGGTGATACAGCTTGAGGTGACCGATACGCTCCGAAGGCCCATCTTTAAGAACCCTTTCAACGAGCGTATTGTCTCTCCATTGGGGAAGACCAACGTTTTGAACTGCTCTGCTGATGGACATCCAAAGCCAGAGATCATCTGGATCCTGCCTAATGGAACTCGGCGTACAGGTGGGCATAACTCCCACGATGGGAATTTGGTCATCTATAATGCTCGCATTGAGGATTCTGGGAAATATCGCTGTGGTGCCAAAAATATCATGGGCTACATAGAAAAGCTAATTGTTTTGGATGTTGGCCAGAAGCCTTTCATCCTGACGAGGCCGAGAGGCATCATACGCAGTATGTTTGGGGATCCTTTATACCTTCACTGTTTATCTGATGGAAACCCAAAACCTAGAGTCTACTGGACCCTTCCTGGGGGCCACACTCTTACTTGGCCACAAGTCCTGGGCCGCTATAAACTGCAAGAGAACGGTACTCTAGTTGTCCAAGGCACAACTCTCCATGACAGAGGAAACTATGTCTGCCAAGCTCGGAACGATGCCGGTGAGGCATTGATCACAGTCCCTGTTGTTATCATCGCCTACCCTCCACGGATCACTACAATGCCACCCCCTAGCTTAACCGTAATGGCTGGGACACCTATCAAGCTAAACTGCGCTGCCGTTGGATTACCCAAACCAGAGATCACATGGGAGTTGCCGGATTATTCCATTCTGTCAACAGCACAACGAGGAAGACCGATGGGAAGTGAACTGCTTCACCCTCAGGGCACGCTTATCATTCAGCGACTCACAGCCTTAGACTCTGGCACTTATAAGTGTCTGGCCAAGAACCACCTTGGTACAGACCTGAAGGCTGTTTATGTGCGTGTGATGTAG